In a single window of the Pontibacter russatus genome:
- a CDS encoding TRAP transporter small permease yields the protein MKFRERLDRGLYWVLVVLMAAMVLNVLWQVGSRFILRSPSSFTDELSRYLLIWVSLLGASYVTGKRMHLAIDLLPASLEGKKQRNLNVLIHVLVALFALFAMVWGGINLVYITLTLRQTSAALNVPLGYVYMVVPLSGLLIIYYSLAGLTESPEEPEEIGKEMM from the coding sequence ATGAAATTCAGAGAGAGACTGGACAGGGGCCTGTACTGGGTGCTGGTCGTTTTGATGGCGGCCATGGTCCTGAACGTGCTGTGGCAGGTGGGCTCCCGGTTTATCCTGCGCTCGCCTAGCTCCTTCACCGACGAACTGTCAAGGTATCTCCTGATATGGGTGAGTTTGCTGGGGGCGAGCTACGTGACAGGCAAGCGCATGCACCTGGCCATCGACCTGCTGCCAGCCAGCCTGGAGGGCAAAAAGCAGCGCAACCTGAACGTGCTCATCCATGTGCTGGTGGCCCTCTTTGCCCTGTTTGCGATGGTGTGGGGCGGCATCAACCTCGTCTATATCACCCTGACGCTGCGGCAGACGTCTGCTGCGCTGAACGTGCCGCTGGGCTATGTATATATGGTGGTGCCCCTGAGCGGCCTGCTCATCATCTACTACAGCCTCGCGGGCCTCACCGAAAGCCCGGAAGAGCCGGAGGAAATAGGCAAGGAGATGATGTAG
- a CDS encoding TRAP transporter large permease, with the protein MELLEILVLVISFIALLVLGVPIAFCIGIAALLTMLVSIAPEAAFTTLAQRMATGLDSFALLAIPFFILAGQLMNRGGIASRLIDFAKSLVGTLPGGLAYVNIVACMLFGAISGSAVAAASAIGGIMNPRMVKEGYSRPFSAAVNITSATTGMIIPPSNILIVYSLASGGVSIAALFVAGYIPGILLGVVLMLVAGYISYKKKYPVGDRTSLKEVIRRFLDAVPSLLLLVVVIGGIIAGVFTATEASAVAVLYTFILSMVVYRQVKSSDLPDILIHTVITTAIVMLLIGTSMGMSWVMSYANIPQAFSEALLSISDNKIVILIIINLILLFVGVFMDMTPAVLIFTPIFLPVVRELGVDPVHFGIIMVMNLCIGLCTPPVGSVLFVGCGVAEVSISKVIRPLIPLFIAMVAALLLVTYIPELSLWLPRAFGL; encoded by the coding sequence ATGGAACTCCTGGAAATACTCGTACTGGTCATCAGCTTTATCGCACTGCTTGTCTTAGGGGTGCCCATCGCTTTTTGCATCGGTATTGCCGCGCTGCTGACCATGCTGGTGAGCATTGCCCCGGAGGCTGCCTTCACCACCCTTGCCCAGCGCATGGCCACCGGCCTCGACAGTTTCGCCCTGCTCGCCATCCCCTTCTTCATTCTGGCGGGGCAGCTCATGAACAGGGGCGGCATTGCCTCGCGCCTCATCGATTTTGCCAAAAGTCTGGTGGGCACTTTGCCGGGCGGACTGGCTTACGTGAATATTGTAGCCTGCATGCTGTTTGGCGCTATTTCGGGGTCTGCGGTGGCGGCCGCTTCGGCGATCGGAGGCATCATGAACCCACGCATGGTGAAGGAGGGCTACTCCAGGCCTTTCAGCGCGGCGGTGAACATCACCTCGGCCACCACGGGCATGATCATCCCGCCCAGCAACATCCTCATCGTCTATTCCCTGGCCAGCGGCGGTGTGTCCATCGCGGCTTTGTTCGTGGCCGGCTATATACCCGGTATCCTGCTGGGGGTGGTGCTGATGCTGGTGGCGGGCTATATATCCTACAAGAAGAAATACCCGGTGGGCGACAGAACCTCGCTGAAAGAAGTAATCCGCCGTTTTCTTGATGCCGTGCCCAGCCTGCTGCTGCTGGTGGTGGTCATTGGCGGCATTATAGCTGGGGTGTTCACCGCCACCGAGGCCTCGGCCGTGGCTGTGCTATATACATTTATTCTCTCGATGGTGGTATACCGGCAGGTAAAGTCGAGCGATTTGCCGGATATCCTGATTCACACCGTCATCACCACCGCCATCGTGATGCTGCTGATCGGCACCTCGATGGGCATGTCGTGGGTGATGTCGTATGCCAACATTCCGCAGGCGTTCAGCGAGGCTTTGCTGTCCATCAGCGACAACAAAATCGTCATCCTCATCATCATCAACCTGATTCTGCTTTTTGTGGGTGTGTTTATGGATATGACGCCGGCGGTCCTGATCTTCACGCCGATCTTTCTGCCGGTGGTGCGCGAACTCGGCGTCGATCCGGTGCATTTCGGCATCATCATGGTGATGAACCTGTGCATCGGCCTGTGCACGCCGCCGGTGGGCTCGGTGCTTTTCGTGGGGTGCGGGGTGGCCGAGGTAAGCATCAGCAAAGTGATCCGTCCGCTCATCCCGCTGTTTATTGCCATGGTGGCGGCGCTGCTGCTGGTGACGTATATACCCGAACTCAGCCTCTGGCTGCCGCGGGCATTTGGTTTGTAG
- a CDS encoding TRAP transporter substrate-binding protein: MAPYPRSPSLQKLRKLLLSLCAFTLLLLASSCEEISKTKEIKLAHSLEVSHPVHQAMLYMAEKLKEKSGGELAIKLYPNSQLGSEREAVELLQIGSLGMTKVSAATMESFSPNFKVLSLPYIFRDKAHYYDVLEGEIGRELLTEGEQYWLRGLTYYDAGSRSFYTANKPINTPDDLKGLKIRVQASNTAIQMVNAFGGAATPISTGEIYTALQQGVVDGAENNPPTFYLARHYEVARHYALNEHTMVPDILLISTKVWEKLTPQEQQWLQEAAEESAVVQQKLWQEAEEEALREVIKAGVEVTYPDKAPFAEKVEPLYESYKNEPEVYVLLKRIQAAGKDKPEQPAPLTTK, translated from the coding sequence TGCGCCTTTACCCTGCTGCTGCTGGCCTCCTCCTGTGAGGAAATCTCCAAAACAAAGGAGATAAAGCTGGCGCACAGCCTGGAGGTGTCGCACCCGGTACACCAGGCGATGTTATATATGGCTGAAAAGTTAAAGGAGAAATCGGGCGGTGAGCTGGCGATAAAGCTATACCCCAACTCACAGTTGGGCAGCGAGCGGGAGGCGGTGGAACTGCTGCAGATCGGTAGCCTGGGGATGACCAAGGTGTCTGCGGCCACCATGGAAAGTTTTTCCCCGAACTTTAAGGTGCTGAGCCTGCCCTACATTTTCCGCGACAAGGCGCATTATTACGATGTGCTGGAGGGGGAGATCGGCCGGGAACTTCTGACGGAGGGAGAACAGTACTGGTTGCGCGGCCTGACGTACTACGATGCCGGAAGCCGGAGCTTTTACACGGCCAACAAACCCATCAACACTCCCGACGACCTGAAGGGCCTGAAGATACGGGTGCAGGCAAGCAACACTGCCATCCAGATGGTGAATGCGTTTGGGGGAGCCGCCACGCCTATCTCCACCGGCGAGATATATACGGCCCTGCAGCAGGGGGTGGTGGACGGGGCCGAGAACAACCCGCCCACTTTTTACCTCGCCCGGCACTACGAGGTGGCCCGGCACTACGCCCTGAACGAGCACACCATGGTGCCGGACATCCTGCTGATCAGCACCAAAGTCTGGGAAAAACTGACGCCACAGGAGCAGCAATGGCTGCAGGAGGCGGCAGAAGAGTCGGCGGTGGTGCAGCAAAAACTTTGGCAGGAGGCTGAGGAGGAAGCGCTGCGGGAGGTGATAAAGGCCGGTGTTGAGGTCACTTATCCCGACAAGGCGCCTTTCGCCGAAAAGGTGGAGCCGCTGTACGAGAGCTACAAAAATGAGCCGGAGGTATATGTTCTCCTCAAGCGAATACAGGCCGCCGGGAAAGATAAACCGGAGCAGCCTGCTCCCCTCACCACAAAATAG